One region of Bacteroidota bacterium genomic DNA includes:
- a CDS encoding G8 domain-containing protein encodes MKILRSFLITVLFIFAANAPGFAQVTCTASGTWATATWNPSAPTPGQNVTVALGCTLTIDLNTPTINDLTINGTVIITNTAVSYLTVAGNLVVNTGGSLQNNGSIEFTTPNKSFALNGTATYIHNPRNNASLDESIFSNSLEAFSATSNLVIQKWSDGSIPLGDPSRVATSIFGNLTLAANVSGGTWDQDGYFATNRIRGNLTVSASTIVMDDGTGISTSLFLQDVLINSTGNIVFQRGMNRSLSLSTNNFTISSVAPAKPTVIMDTSYGVLNWVVTGNLNINYDFNAVYGSSFAVGADIRVTVTGNLNLSGGNIIFNNKADAPLRLTVNGTTTFNNTTVGGTTCLIEGANGALTMTTQDLVIQTGGPNYFLGKPGAIISAKGAGTITINNDLTVSGTATTYFSYSDSLAAKVRIDCRRDIILNGTGALTIGAYTNGAFTISAARNFVQTKGQFIGQFYTPNISIDSVIVGGDFTFNSTTASDYFKGNKSAGSTIIKTTGNFNVTTSGTAPGQGVIGVDSSAASLLFSVGANFVQNGGSFSGILNGSGPATFTVTGIVDVNAGTFKAQNNIVYSNTGTITFTAGSIDFDGGIFSGFYSCNNSALTGAFTINGNCKVNFTSVSDEFTFIGIGKVGFDNNNLLLNLNITGSLIISGVNGTFISSQSGGTENVTIGSVNISNGNNSFNCTQANALSTGHVVKMTILGSINVSGGNNFLSASTQNDTILVNNDVNITGGSLSIKGADATASIVNILGGYSQTGGTFYMHNNASDALGASSSIIMTVNSNDDINGDFLHNSGTFYFDNATSVPSSLNLVLTIKSPNYTLGGSGNMTMTNPGMGTVCGILNFGRNGTINFNRSGNHDIQQIKQNVLTNCTLDMISGNLQLASHQTPSALPDWMLINVNGVLAMRTNKLYSNAVKMYSGITNLGRIRTQHPNGMYNATTNAAFSTTLADSLDFYLASSSYVEYYGVDNQIVTGIGIGKAKSAQHKYGNLDINFGGTANTEYVYPTNVPTDSSTFVRNSLILTAGELNLDDDHTPSNGGGRMIVIENKNSTGMARTNGYIRSEVENGTGIVKWIMGTNLTSHIFHFGYDAANYIPLTFTPASGTVDTVKIGTYHTTFANLPYPPTVTHMRNNSGTDNSAFTVDRFWNIDITGTTATANILFKATPAEVGTISTLLAQRWVAPIVSWTNPVPGTQSSVTNGTQANTLGIFGTWWTLSGSANLLPVELVHFDGECDGSDIRLTWTTATEINNSYFTIERSLDGVEWEIAGTVSGSNNSTQLIDYFFVDRNAYSQNAFYRLSQTDYDNRSETFEPIKVHSCSERDLIDVYVSSKNDGNSTAYLNSPYKGEFVLEIFSSNGARIESRIVHVDKGFNPLFLKTENLSDGVYFLRMHNNSDVLTRKFHVGRE; translated from the coding sequence GTGAAAATTCTTCGCTCATTTTTAATCACTGTCCTATTTATTTTTGCAGCGAATGCACCTGGCTTCGCCCAAGTAACCTGTACTGCTTCCGGCACGTGGGCAACTGCCACCTGGAATCCTTCTGCTCCAACTCCCGGCCAAAATGTGACAGTTGCTCTTGGATGTACATTGACAATAGATCTGAATACTCCAACCATCAATGACCTCACGATTAATGGAACCGTTATCATCACTAACACAGCTGTCAGCTATTTAACAGTAGCCGGTAATCTTGTTGTAAATACCGGTGGTTCATTACAAAATAACGGAAGCATTGAATTTACTACACCTAACAAAAGTTTTGCCTTAAACGGTACCGCCACTTATATACACAATCCAAGAAACAATGCCAGTCTTGATGAAAGTATTTTTTCCAACAGCCTTGAGGCCTTTTCTGCAACCAGTAATCTGGTGATTCAAAAATGGAGTGATGGATCCATTCCTCTGGGTGATCCAAGCAGAGTTGCAACAAGTATTTTTGGAAACCTGACTCTGGCAGCTAATGTTTCAGGAGGTACATGGGACCAGGATGGTTATTTTGCAACCAACAGGATTCGTGGTAACCTGACAGTAAGTGCATCCACCATTGTTATGGATGACGGAACCGGTATCAGTACATCACTTTTCCTTCAGGATGTGCTGATCAATAGTACCGGAAATATCGTTTTCCAAAGGGGAATGAACCGTAGTTTATCTCTTTCTACAAATAACTTTACCATCAGCAGTGTAGCTCCTGCCAAACCCACTGTAATCATGGATACTTCCTATGGAGTACTCAATTGGGTGGTAACTGGTAATTTGAACATCAATTATGATTTTAATGCTGTTTATGGAAGTTCGTTTGCTGTGGGTGCGGATATACGGGTGACAGTAACCGGTAACCTCAATCTGAGCGGAGGAAACATCATTTTCAATAACAAAGCTGATGCCCCTCTTCGATTAACTGTAAATGGAACAACCACTTTTAATAATACAACTGTCGGTGGAACCACCTGCTTGATTGAAGGAGCTAATGGAGCTCTGACAATGACAACTCAAGATTTAGTTATTCAGACAGGTGGTCCAAATTATTTTCTGGGTAAACCAGGGGCAATTATTTCTGCAAAAGGAGCAGGAACTATCACCATCAACAACGATCTCACAGTCAGCGGGACTGCTACCACTTACTTTTCATATTCTGATTCTCTGGCAGCAAAAGTTCGTATTGATTGCAGGAGAGATATTATTCTGAATGGAACAGGAGCATTAACTATCGGTGCTTACACAAATGGAGCTTTCACAATAAGTGCAGCACGAAATTTTGTACAAACCAAAGGTCAGTTTATCGGTCAGTTCTACACACCAAACATCTCGATAGATTCTGTGATCGTCGGAGGTGATTTCACATTCAATTCCACTACGGCTTCAGATTATTTCAAGGGCAATAAATCGGCAGGAAGTACAATCATTAAAACTACTGGTAATTTCAATGTGACAACATCCGGAACTGCACCCGGACAAGGAGTTATTGGGGTTGATTCCAGTGCGGCTTCACTCTTATTTTCTGTAGGTGCAAATTTTGTTCAGAATGGTGGGAGTTTTTCAGGTATCCTCAATGGCAGCGGACCTGCAACATTCACTGTTACAGGAATCGTTGATGTAAATGCCGGTACTTTCAAAGCACAAAACAATATTGTCTATTCAAACACTGGTACCATCACTTTTACTGCAGGAAGCATTGATTTTGATGGTGGTATTTTTTCCGGGTTTTACAGTTGTAATAACTCAGCTCTCACAGGAGCATTTACTATTAACGGAAATTGCAAGGTAAATTTCACCTCAGTGAGTGATGAATTCACTTTTATTGGAATTGGTAAAGTTGGATTCGACAATAACAATTTGCTTTTGAACCTGAACATCACCGGAAGTCTTATCATCAGTGGAGTAAACGGAACATTTATTTCAAGTCAGTCCGGCGGAACGGAAAATGTTACTATTGGCTCTGTGAACATTTCGAATGGTAACAACAGTTTTAATTGTACCCAGGCAAATGCTTTGAGTACCGGGCACGTGGTTAAAATGACCATATTGGGCAGTATTAATGTAAGTGGTGGTAACAATTTTCTTTCCGCAAGTACTCAGAATGATACGATTCTTGTAAACAATGATGTGAACATCACCGGTGGTTCTCTGAGTATTAAAGGAGCCGATGCAACAGCATCCATTGTCAATATCCTTGGCGGCTATTCTCAAACCGGAGGAACCTTCTACATGCACAACAATGCAAGCGATGCATTGGGTGCTTCTTCTTCCATTATTATGACCGTGAATTCGAATGATGATATTAATGGAGATTTTCTTCATAACTCAGGTACTTTTTATTTTGATAATGCCACCAGCGTTCCGAGTTCCCTGAACCTTGTGCTTACTATAAAAAGTCCGAACTACACTCTTGGTGGTAGTGGGAACATGACCATGACCAACCCGGGTATGGGTACTGTATGTGGCATATTAAATTTTGGAAGAAATGGTACAATAAATTTCAATCGCTCAGGGAATCACGACATTCAACAAATAAAACAAAACGTTCTGACGAATTGCACACTGGATATGATCAGTGGGAATCTTCAATTGGCATCTCACCAGACACCTTCTGCCCTTCCTGACTGGATGCTGATCAACGTAAACGGAGTCCTGGCAATGCGCACCAATAAATTATACAGTAATGCTGTAAAGATGTATTCCGGAATTACAAATCTTGGACGCATACGTACTCAGCATCCAAATGGTATGTATAATGCAACAACCAATGCTGCATTTTCAACTACACTTGCAGATAGTCTTGACTTTTACCTTGCCAGTTCATCCTATGTAGAATACTATGGTGTAGACAATCAGATAGTCACCGGTATTGGGATTGGAAAGGCTAAATCAGCACAGCACAAATATGGAAATTTGGATATTAATTTTGGTGGCACTGCTAATACTGAATACGTTTATCCGACAAATGTTCCGACTGATTCATCAACCTTTGTGCGCAATTCCCTTATCCTCACCGCAGGAGAATTAAATCTGGATGATGATCATACTCCTTCAAACGGAGGTGGACGAATGATTGTTATCGAAAACAAAAACAGTACCGGTATGGCGCGTACCAACGGCTACATTCGAAGTGAAGTTGAGAATGGTACTGGTATTGTAAAATGGATTATGGGTACTAATCTGACCAGTCACATCTTCCATTTTGGGTATGATGCCGCTAATTATATTCCTCTCACATTTACTCCGGCAAGCGGGACTGTGGACACCGTAAAAATCGGAACCTATCATACCACTTTTGCAAATCTTCCTTATCCTCCTACTGTTACTCACATGCGTAATAATAGTGGAACAGATAATAGTGCATTTACAGTTGACCGATTCTGGAACATTGATATCACTGGAACTACCGCTACTGCGAACATTCTATTTAAAGCGACTCCGGCAGAAGTAGGAACCATCAGCACTTTGCTCGCTCAACGCTGGGTGGCCCCTATTGTGTCATGGACCAATCCGGTGCCGGGAACTCAGTCAAGTGTTACTAACGGTACACAAGCGAACACATTGGGTATTTTTGGAACCTGGTGGACACTTTCAGGAAGTGCAAACCTCTTGCCTGTTGAGCTTGTTCATTTTGATGGGGAATGTGATGGATCAGATATTCGATTAACATGGACCACCGCAACCGAAATCAACAATAGTTATTTCACGATTGAACGTAGTCTCGATGGGGTCGAATGGGAAATAGCCGGTACCGTTTCCGGATCAAACAATAGCACTCAATTGATTGATTATTTCTTTGTTGACCGTAATGCATATAGTCAAAATGCGTTTTACAGACTCAGCCAAACGGATTATGATAACCGGTCAGAAACATTTGAACCCATCAAAGTTCATAGTTGTTCAGAGCGCGATCTGATTGATGTTTATGTTTCTTCAAAAAATGATGGAAATTCTACGGCTTATCTGAATTCTCCATACAAAGGCGAATTTGTACTTGAAATTTTCTCATCCAATGGAGCACGGATTGAAAGCAGAATTGTCCATGTGGATAAAGGCTTCAACCCACTCTTTCTGAAAACAGAAAATCTTAGTGATGGAGTTTATTTTCTTCGCATGCATAACAATTCCGATGTCCTGACTAGGAAATTTCATGTTGGAAGGGAGTGA
- a CDS encoding TIGR00266 family protein, translating to MAHEIDFKIFGDDMQAVEIELDPKEAVRAEVGAMLYMEDGIEMQTSSGGGIFQGLKRIISGENFFITSFLNNGNAKSHVTFAAPYPGKIIPLNLKELGGSFLCQRDGYLCSAEGIDITVEFTKKIGAGLFGGEGFILQRITGDGLAFVHAGGTVIQKTLKPYESLRVDTGCLVAFQPSVTYDIQFIGGFKNVLFGGEGMFYAKLTGPGVVYLQTLPFSRLADRIISASRWGNNREESRGLGGLFGTLISGDK from the coding sequence CGGCGATGATATGCAGGCGGTAGAGATAGAACTTGATCCGAAAGAAGCTGTAAGAGCTGAAGTAGGAGCAATGCTCTACATGGAGGATGGTATAGAAATGCAAACTAGTTCCGGAGGTGGAATATTTCAGGGATTGAAAAGGATCATTTCCGGAGAAAATTTCTTTATCACTTCATTTTTGAACAACGGGAATGCTAAATCTCATGTAACCTTCGCTGCGCCATATCCCGGTAAGATAATTCCTTTGAATTTAAAAGAACTCGGTGGGTCCTTTCTCTGTCAGCGGGATGGATATCTCTGCTCCGCGGAAGGAATCGATATCACTGTTGAATTCACAAAAAAAATTGGAGCCGGTTTGTTTGGTGGTGAAGGATTTATTCTTCAAAGAATCACGGGCGATGGATTGGCTTTTGTCCATGCCGGCGGTACGGTAATACAAAAAACGTTAAAGCCTTATGAATCTTTACGTGTTGATACCGGATGTCTTGTCGCATTTCAACCTTCGGTGACTTATGATATCCAATTCATAGGTGGTTTCAAAAACGTTCTCTTTGGAGGTGAAGGAATGTTTTATGCGAAGCTCACTGGTCCAGGTGTGGTCTATCTCCAGACGCTTCCTTTCTCAAGGCTTGCTGACAGAATCATTTCTGCTTCCCGTTGGGGCAACAACCGTGAAGAATCCCGTGGACTCGGTGGCCTTTTTGGAACACTGATTTCGGGAGATAAGTAA
- a CDS encoding T9SS type A sorting domain-containing protein, with translation MGRNLQEINFSDFSPGMYLLQVTTSEGSQVIRFAAE, from the coding sequence TTGGGCAGAAATTTACAAGAAATTAATTTCAGCGATTTCTCTCCCGGAATGTATCTTCTTCAAGTGACAACATCAGAAGGCAGCCAGGTTATCCGATTCGCTGCTGAATAA
- a CDS encoding TonB-dependent receptor, whose amino-acid sequence MIKELNTVFLATTGLLASLSMAAVQPNDSLRKDLKEVTVVATRFERNVLSTGRSVTILTASDLDKSVYSTVAELLSHQEGIYITGNNQSPGANESIFMRGSNSNQTSIFVDGIRINDGSTVNNTIDLSELPLSEIERIEILRGSNSILYGSSAIGGVIQITTFKPGKPGINGRVSLSSGLFQKSGSMLVPSANVGYLFKNGISVFGSAALQNVNGLDATIDTVTDPLVFKHRDKDDWNKRTARGGINYKWKNGEATLAGQFLKMKTDIDKSAFIDDDNYVLDYERKTLSGNLQFQPMQKLEVLLNTGLTNNTRNAQNDSSIVNDNGITDHSFAKDHYKSENLSVDAYLSWKEKYVRSSIGFSFQEEKMNQSNYYYSALFSPFIVELNTNMDNVNPKIQTSSLYAQFEIQGSLLHEKLNALNLILGARSLNHSKFGNEFIWEVNPSFQLSSTALIYFSFSKGLNAPSLYQLYAPDLYYTYDNNTSTGISRGNSKLKPEISDSYEFGLKQNLNENGFFGISVFKTITQNQIDYVYLWDKNVPVDQLGTDFTRDDYRGDIYLNTGKQTTYGIEFSFENKLTDYLKIHFNMSLVNGYLDYAQNNSTQEQTGGNHVQSYNNGSFLNSPVRTQGLTRRPNTARMELLFFPGKKISSTMGISYTGQRDDVFYDSGNGPMGALSTSPVKDYTLLDLSLQYKITSPLSAALKLENILNEKYSEINGFTTRGRGIYLKVNYVF is encoded by the coding sequence ATGATCAAGGAGTTAAATACAGTATTTTTAGCGACAACAGGTTTACTTGCTTCCCTCTCAATGGCCGCGGTGCAACCGAACGACTCCCTTCGTAAGGATTTAAAAGAAGTCACAGTGGTTGCAACACGATTCGAACGAAATGTACTTTCCACAGGAAGGAGCGTAACCATTCTCACTGCCTCCGACTTAGACAAAAGTGTTTATTCGACGGTCGCAGAACTTTTATCACATCAGGAAGGAATTTACATCACCGGAAACAATCAAAGCCCTGGTGCGAATGAAAGTATTTTCATGCGTGGGAGTAACAGCAATCAAACCTCCATTTTTGTTGACGGGATTCGGATCAATGATGGTTCGACTGTGAACAATACAATCGATTTAAGCGAGCTTCCTCTCTCCGAAATTGAAAGGATTGAAATTCTGCGTGGATCAAACAGTATCTTATACGGATCTTCCGCCATTGGCGGAGTCATCCAGATTACAACCTTCAAACCCGGGAAACCAGGAATTAATGGTCGGGTTAGCTTGTCATCCGGTTTATTCCAAAAAAGCGGATCGATGCTCGTTCCTTCAGCAAATGTCGGGTATCTGTTTAAAAATGGAATCAGTGTTTTCGGTTCTGCTGCTCTTCAGAACGTTAATGGCCTGGATGCAACAATTGATACCGTGACAGATCCTCTCGTATTCAAACATCGTGACAAGGATGATTGGAACAAAAGAACAGCCAGAGGAGGAATCAATTACAAATGGAAAAACGGAGAAGCAACACTCGCGGGTCAATTCCTGAAAATGAAAACGGATATCGATAAATCCGCATTCATCGACGATGATAATTACGTCCTTGATTATGAAAGAAAAACTCTTTCCGGTAACCTGCAATTTCAACCGATGCAAAAACTGGAAGTACTGCTTAACACCGGCCTGACTAACAACACTAGAAATGCACAGAATGATTCTTCCATTGTAAATGACAATGGAATAACAGATCATTCATTTGCAAAGGATCACTATAAGAGTGAAAATTTGAGCGTTGACGCTTATCTCTCATGGAAGGAAAAATACGTTCGTTCTTCAATTGGTTTTTCTTTTCAGGAAGAAAAAATGAACCAATCTAATTATTATTACTCTGCACTTTTTTCTCCTTTTATTGTTGAATTAAATACGAATATGGATAATGTGAATCCTAAAATACAAACAAGCAGTTTGTATGCTCAGTTTGAGATTCAGGGCAGTCTGTTACACGAAAAATTAAATGCTTTAAATCTGATTTTGGGTGCGAGAAGTCTTAACCATTCCAAATTTGGAAATGAATTCATTTGGGAAGTAAATCCCTCCTTTCAACTAAGTTCCACTGCTCTGATTTATTTTTCCTTCAGCAAAGGATTAAATGCACCTTCACTGTATCAACTGTATGCTCCGGATCTATATTACACGTATGATAACAATACGAGTACAGGTATTTCAAGAGGAAATTCAAAACTTAAACCCGAAATTTCTGATTCTTACGAATTTGGCCTGAAACAGAATTTAAATGAAAATGGATTCTTTGGAATCTCAGTTTTTAAAACCATCACTCAAAACCAAATTGATTACGTATATCTATGGGATAAAAATGTTCCGGTGGATCAGCTGGGAACAGACTTCACCCGTGATGATTACCGCGGTGACATCTACCTGAATACAGGAAAACAAACTACTTATGGAATTGAATTCAGTTTCGAAAATAAACTCACAGACTATTTAAAGATTCACTTTAATATGAGTCTTGTGAATGGATATCTGGATTATGCACAAAATAATTCCACACAAGAACAAACCGGTGGAAACCATGTTCAATCGTATAATAATGGTTCTTTCCTGAATTCTCCGGTCAGAACACAAGGTTTGACAAGGCGGCCGAATACCGCAAGAATGGAGCTGCTTTTTTTCCCGGGTAAAAAAATCAGTTCTACCATGGGCATAAGTTATACCGGACAAAGAGATGATGTCTTTTATGACTCAGGTAATGGTCCTATGGGTGCTTTATCCACATCACCGGTTAAAGATTATACTTTGCTCGATCTGAGTCTTCAATATAAAATTACTTCGCCACTTTCAGCAGCACTGAAACTTGAAAATATTCTGAATGAAAAATATTCTGAGATAAATGGCTTTACTACAAGAGGACGGGGAATTTATCTCAAAGTGAATTATGTATTTTGA
- a CDS encoding T9SS type A sorting domain-containing protein — protein MRQISRFTLFFILISTLSKGYASAPPLFDWQKCLGGSGQDMPVKMIRSFDGGLLMLGSTGSSNGDVSLSHGSNDLWLTKTDSMGNLIWERTYGGSNIDIGTGIIQLPGGDLILSGYTGSFDGDISHQHGNFDAWVIRTTSNGNIIWEKTFGGSLVDLIYAMIQTSDGGILLGGGTYSNDGDVNGNHGDQDFWLLKLDDSGNLVWQKSMGGSGLDVCYSIDETSASEIIACGSTNSNDGDVSGQHGNTDFWVIKLTSGGNKIWTRCFGGSDQESAFAISSKSNNHFLVSGYSKSSDGDLQQNSGYNDIWTLQLGQNGTIQNQRIIGGTGADIAFSSISSMDGGYLLACGTTSNDGDVDGNHGQEDILLIKLDQQLSTEWMKCQGGSGNERPSSILQTRDGSFIFSGYTYSNDGNVSGNHGASDYWIVRLSCKVPVSAFSTPFDSLCTGMSVAFTNQSANASAFRWLVNSQNLTTQENASFPLPNTGVYTVQLVAQTCYSSDTSVKRITAISKPQIKISLSGVHLCLGDSILLSATSGSSYIWNTGATSCDIYVSSRGPFFVTVYTSGCPSHSDTVTLSASAKPNLELGPDTTICSGSSLLLVAGNNSAFNYTWQDGSTLNQLAVTTAGTYFVKISDNYCTSRDTIHVDTVSCNLPVASFTVANQDICERGTISFVNNSVQSVSYNWTFPGGYPASSSLENPVVSYETPGTYNVILTVTNSQGSQTLMRWNYIVVHANPARPVIYVNGFTLSTNPAQSYQWYWNNSMLPGACLNYLQVSQDGFYQVLIRDQYQCESKSDSVYVSITATENESNSGSMELYPIPALEKITVKLNYESATINLIRVISISGEEMFKSDNVPHGSYDGIAINTSGLSTGMYFLELTNSNGKRIIKKFQKN, from the coding sequence ATGAGACAAATTAGCAGATTCACCCTCTTTTTTATACTTATTTCGACATTATCGAAAGGGTATGCATCTGCTCCTCCTCTGTTTGATTGGCAAAAATGCCTTGGAGGCAGTGGTCAGGACATGCCGGTTAAGATGATCAGGTCATTCGACGGTGGTTTATTGATGTTAGGAAGTACCGGTTCATCTAATGGGGATGTCAGTCTCAGCCATGGCTCGAACGATTTATGGCTGACGAAAACCGATTCTATGGGCAACCTGATCTGGGAACGGACCTATGGAGGCAGCAATATTGATATTGGAACAGGAATCATCCAGCTTCCGGGCGGAGATTTAATACTTTCAGGTTATACAGGGTCTTTTGATGGTGACATTAGCCATCAACACGGAAATTTCGATGCCTGGGTGATCCGGACAACATCAAACGGAAATATCATTTGGGAGAAAACATTTGGCGGCTCCCTGGTTGACCTGATTTATGCAATGATCCAAACTTCTGATGGTGGAATCCTCCTGGGTGGTGGTACATATTCAAATGATGGCGATGTAAATGGTAACCACGGAGATCAGGATTTTTGGTTATTAAAATTAGACGATTCAGGAAACCTGGTTTGGCAGAAATCAATGGGTGGCTCCGGTTTAGATGTTTGTTATTCAATAGATGAAACATCGGCAAGCGAAATCATTGCCTGTGGAAGTACTAATTCAAATGATGGAGATGTTTCAGGACAGCATGGAAACACTGATTTCTGGGTCATCAAATTGACTTCCGGTGGAAATAAGATTTGGACACGTTGTTTTGGAGGAAGTGACCAGGAATCCGCTTTTGCAATCAGTAGTAAATCCAACAATCACTTCCTGGTGAGTGGCTACAGTAAATCTTCAGATGGGGATTTGCAGCAGAACTCCGGATACAACGATATCTGGACTTTACAATTAGGTCAAAACGGAACTATTCAAAACCAAAGAATCATTGGCGGGACTGGTGCTGACATTGCTTTCAGTTCAATTTCAAGCATGGATGGAGGTTATCTGCTTGCCTGTGGTACAACTTCAAATGACGGAGATGTTGATGGCAATCACGGACAAGAAGATATTCTTCTTATAAAACTCGATCAACAATTATCTACTGAGTGGATGAAATGTCAGGGTGGTAGCGGAAATGAAAGGCCATCCAGTATTCTCCAAACCCGCGACGGTAGTTTCATCTTTTCAGGATATACTTATAGTAATGATGGAAATGTTTCGGGAAATCATGGTGCTTCAGATTATTGGATCGTTCGTTTATCCTGCAAAGTTCCTGTTTCTGCTTTCAGTACACCTTTTGATTCTCTTTGTACCGGAATGTCAGTTGCCTTCACAAACCAGTCTGCTAATGCAAGCGCATTCAGATGGTTGGTGAATAGTCAGAATCTGACAACTCAGGAAAATGCCTCATTCCCTTTACCAAACACCGGTGTTTATACTGTGCAATTGGTCGCACAAACATGCTATTCTTCCGACACATCAGTAAAAAGGATAACAGCAATTTCAAAACCTCAAATTAAAATTTCCTTGTCAGGTGTTCATCTTTGCCTTGGTGATAGTATTCTGCTTAGCGCCACTTCCGGTAGCAGCTATATCTGGAATACCGGGGCAACCAGCTGTGACATCTATGTCAGCAGCAGAGGACCATTTTTTGTAACTGTGTACACATCCGGTTGTCCATCCCATTCCGATACCGTCACGTTAAGCGCATCTGCGAAACCTAACCTTGAATTGGGTCCTGACACAACAATTTGTTCAGGCTCTTCCCTCCTGCTGGTTGCAGGAAATAATTCTGCCTTCAATTACACATGGCAGGACGGAAGTACCCTAAATCAATTAGCCGTCACAACTGCGGGAACATATTTCGTAAAGATCTCTGATAATTATTGCACTTCACGTGACACCATTCATGTTGATACTGTTTCCTGCAATTTACCAGTTGCCTCTTTTACTGTTGCAAATCAGGATATCTGTGAACGCGGCACTATATCCTTTGTCAATAATTCTGTACAGTCAGTTTCATACAACTGGACCTTCCCCGGAGGATATCCTGCATCCTCTTCACTAGAAAACCCGGTTGTCAGTTATGAAACTCCGGGAACCTACAATGTCATTCTCACAGTGACCAATTCACAGGGATCACAAACCCTGATGCGCTGGAATTATATCGTGGTACATGCTAATCCAGCCCGTCCGGTGATTTACGTGAATGGTTTTACACTTAGCACCAATCCAGCTCAATCTTACCAATGGTATTGGAATAACTCGATGCTTCCTGGTGCATGTTTAAATTATCTCCAGGTATCTCAGGACGGATTTTACCAGGTCTTAATCCGGGATCAGTACCAATGTGAATCAAAATCTGATTCAGTTTATGTTTCCATTACAGCTACAGAGAATGAATCAAACTCCGGTTCAATGGAACTGTACCCGATTCCGGCCCTGGAAAAAATCACTGTAAAATTAAACTATGAATCAGCCACAATAAATCTGATACGTGTTATTTCTATTTCAGGAGAAGAAATGTTCAAAAGCGATAATGTCCCACATGGGTCTTACGATGGAATTGCAATAAATACTTCCGGACTTTCCACAGGAATGTATTTTCTGGAGCTGACGAACTCAAACGGAAAAAGAATAATCAAAAAATTTCAAAAAAATTAA